From a single Pseudomonas sp. A34-9 genomic region:
- a CDS encoding Tex family protein, which yields MDSINSRIAEELGVRPQQVEAAVALLDEGSTVPFIARYRKEVTGSLDDTQLRHLEERLRYLRELDERRISILASIEEQGKLTPALERDIKLADTKTRLEDLYLPYKQKRRTKGQIALEAGLGDLADGLFNDPNLTPESEAARFVDAEKGVADVKAALEGAKYILMERFAEDASLLEKLRNYLKQEATLSARVIAGKEEEGAKFRDYFEHDEPLKSMPSHRALAIFRGRNEGILSSALKVGDELPGTMHPCEGMIGQQFNIQNQNRPADKWLGEVVRWTWKVKLYTHLETDLLGELRDGAETEAINVFAHNLHDLLLAAPAGPRATLGLDPGLRTGCKVAVVDSTGKLLDHATVYPHVPHNKWDQTIAILAALCAKHSVDLIAIGNGTASRETDKLAIELIKKYPAMKMTKVMVSEAGASVYSASELAAKEFPDLDVSIRGAVSIARRLQDPLAELVKIDPKSIGVGQYQHDVSQLKLARGLDAVVEDCVNAVGVDVNTASVALLARISGLNATLAQNIVAHRDEHGAFKTRAALKKVARLGEKTFEQAAGFLRVMNGDNPLDSSAVHPEAYPLVQRIAAETDRDIRSLIGDASFLKRLDPKKFTDETFGLPTVTDILQELEKPGRDPRPEFKTAEFQEGVEDLKDLQLGMILEGVVTNVTAFGAFVDIGVHQDGLVHISALSEKFIKDPREAVKAGDVVKVKVMEVDIPRKRVGLSMRMGDTPGEKIDGARGSRPGSAQRQPSNNAPRKETATAAPVNNAMASLFANAKQLKKR from the coding sequence ATGGACAGCATCAACAGCCGCATTGCCGAGGAACTCGGTGTACGCCCACAACAGGTCGAAGCGGCCGTCGCGCTACTCGATGAAGGCTCTACCGTTCCCTTCATCGCCCGTTACCGGAAAGAAGTCACCGGCAGCCTTGATGACACCCAGTTGCGTCATCTGGAAGAACGTCTGCGCTACCTGCGAGAACTCGACGAACGGCGCATCAGCATCCTCGCCAGCATCGAAGAGCAAGGCAAACTCACCCCTGCACTCGAACGCGACATCAAACTCGCCGACACCAAAACCCGCCTCGAAGACTTGTACCTGCCGTACAAGCAAAAGCGCCGCACCAAGGGCCAGATCGCCCTGGAAGCCGGCCTCGGCGACCTGGCGGACGGTCTGTTCAACGACCCGAATCTGACCCCGGAATCCGAAGCTGCACGTTTCGTCGATGCCGAAAAAGGCGTGGCCGATGTGAAGGCAGCGCTGGAAGGCGCCAAGTACATCCTGATGGAACGCTTCGCCGAAGACGCCAGCCTGCTGGAAAAACTGCGTAACTATCTCAAGCAGGAAGCGACCCTCAGTGCCCGCGTCATCGCTGGCAAGGAAGAAGAAGGCGCCAAATTCCGCGACTACTTCGAACACGACGAACCACTGAAAAGCATGCCGTCGCACCGCGCACTGGCGATTTTCCGTGGCCGCAACGAAGGCATCCTCAGCTCTGCGCTGAAAGTCGGCGACGAGCTGCCGGGCACCATGCACCCGTGCGAAGGCATGATCGGCCAGCAATTCAACATCCAGAACCAGAACCGCCCGGCCGACAAATGGCTCGGCGAGGTGGTGCGCTGGACGTGGAAGGTCAAGCTCTACACGCATCTGGAAACCGACCTGCTCGGCGAACTGCGTGACGGCGCCGAAACCGAAGCGATCAACGTTTTTGCGCACAACCTGCACGACCTGCTATTGGCCGCCCCGGCCGGCCCGCGCGCGACTCTGGGTCTCGACCCGGGCCTGCGTACCGGTTGCAAAGTGGCCGTGGTCGACTCGACTGGCAAACTGCTGGATCACGCCACGGTTTACCCACACGTGCCGCACAACAAATGGGATCAGACCATCGCCATTCTGGCGGCCCTGTGCGCCAAGCACTCGGTTGACCTGATCGCTATCGGCAACGGCACCGCCAGCCGTGAGACCGACAAACTGGCAATCGAGCTGATCAAAAAATACCCAGCGATGAAGATGACCAAGGTCATGGTTTCCGAAGCGGGTGCATCGGTGTACTCGGCGTCGGAACTGGCGGCCAAGGAGTTCCCGGATCTGGACGTGTCGATCCGTGGCGCCGTGTCCATCGCCCGTCGCCTGCAGGATCCACTGGCTGAGCTGGTGAAAATCGATCCGAAATCCATCGGTGTCGGCCAATACCAACACGACGTGTCGCAGTTGAAACTGGCGCGTGGTCTGGATGCTGTGGTCGAGGATTGCGTGAACGCCGTCGGCGTTGACGTGAACACCGCTTCGGTAGCGCTGCTGGCCCGGATCTCCGGCCTCAACGCCACGCTGGCGCAAAATATCGTCGCTCACCGCGACGAGCACGGCGCGTTCAAAACCCGTGCAGCACTGAAGAAGGTCGCGCGTCTGGGCGAAAAAACCTTCGAACAGGCGGCCGGTTTCTTGCGCGTCATGAACGGCGACAACCCGCTGGATTCCTCGGCAGTTCACCCGGAAGCCTATCCGCTGGTACAGCGCATTGCCGCTGAAACCGACCGCGATATTCGTTCGCTGATCGGTGATGCGAGTTTCCTCAAGCGTCTGGATCCGAAGAAATTCACCGACGAGACTTTCGGTCTGCCAACCGTCACTGACATTCTGCAAGAGCTGGAAAAACCGGGCCGCGACCCGCGTCCGGAGTTCAAGACTGCCGAGTTCCAGGAAGGCGTCGAAGACCTCAAGGATCTGCAACTGGGGATGATTCTCGAAGGCGTGGTGACCAACGTGACCGCGTTCGGTGCCTTCGTCGACATCGGCGTGCATCAGGACGGTCTGGTGCACATTTCGGCACTGTCGGAGAAGTTCATCAAGGATCCGCGCGAAGCGGTGAAGGCCGGCGACGTGGTGAAAGTGAAGGTCATGGAAGTCGACATCCCGCGTAAACGCGTTGGTCTGTCGATGCGCATGGGCGACACCCCGGGCGAGAAAATCGACGGTGCCCGTGGCTCGCGTCCGGGCTCGGCGCAACGCCAGCCGTCGAACAACGCGCCACGCAAGGAAACCGCCACCGCTGCGCCGGTGAACAATGCGATGGCCTCGCTGTTCGCCAACGCCAAGCAATTGAAGAAACGCTGA
- the tauD gene encoding taurine dioxygenase produces the protein MSSLNITPLSSALGAQISGVDISQPLSLEHRDAIEQALLKYQVLFFRNQPIEPPQQARFAAYFGDLHIHPIYPNVPEQPEVLILDTAVTDVRDNAIWHTDVTFLPTPAMGAVLSAKLLPEFGGDTLWASGIAAYEALSAPMKGLLEGLTATHDFTRSFPLERYGNTPEALAQWEEARRKNPPLSHPVIRTHPVSGRRSLFVNEGFTSKINELSETESEAILKFLFAHATRPEFTIRWRWQQDDIAFWDNRVTQHYAVDDYRPARRVMQRATVLGDVPFFR, from the coding sequence ATGAGCAGCCTCAACATCACCCCATTAAGCTCGGCCCTCGGCGCACAGATCAGCGGCGTCGACATCAGCCAGCCACTGAGCCTGGAACACCGCGACGCCATCGAGCAGGCGCTGCTCAAATATCAGGTGTTGTTCTTCCGTAACCAGCCGATCGAACCACCGCAACAGGCGCGTTTTGCTGCGTACTTTGGTGACCTGCACATTCACCCGATCTACCCGAACGTGCCCGAACAACCAGAAGTGCTGATCCTCGACACCGCCGTCACCGACGTGCGTGACAATGCGATCTGGCACACCGACGTGACCTTCCTGCCGACCCCGGCGATGGGCGCCGTACTCAGTGCAAAGCTGTTGCCGGAATTTGGTGGCGACACCTTGTGGGCCAGCGGCATTGCTGCGTACGAAGCGCTGTCGGCGCCGATGAAAGGTTTGCTCGAAGGATTGACCGCCACCCACGATTTCACTCGCTCGTTTCCGCTGGAACGCTACGGCAATACGCCTGAAGCCCTGGCGCAGTGGGAAGAGGCGCGGCGCAAGAATCCACCGCTGTCGCACCCGGTGATTCGTACCCATCCGGTGAGCGGGCGGCGTTCATTGTTCGTCAACGAAGGCTTCACGTCGAAGATCAATGAGCTGTCGGAAACCGAGAGCGAGGCGATTCTGAAGTTTCTGTTTGCTCATGCAACGCGGCCGGAATTCACCATTCGCTGGCGTTGGCAGCAGGACGATATTGCGTTCTGGGATAACCGCGTGACCCAGCATTACGCGGTGGATGATTACCGGCCTGCGCGGCGGGTGATGCAGCGGGCTACGGTGTTGGGGGATGTGCCGTTCTTCCGCTAG
- the ompR gene encoding two-component system response regulator OmpR, translating to MSSTAQTAEGEKILIVDDDPGLSSLLERFFVSKGYRARTVPNTEQMDRLLSREVFNLVVLDLMLPGEDGLTACRRLRGANNQIPIIMLTAKGDELSRIKGLELGADDYLAKPFNPDELMARVKAVLRRQATPVPGAPGSEDENVTFGDYVLSLATRELKRGDEVHMLTTGEFAVLKALVMNARQPLTRDKLMNLARGREWDALERSIDVQISRLRRMIEPDPSKPRYIQTVWGVGYVFVPDGAATK from the coding sequence ATGAGCAGCACTGCACAAACTGCTGAAGGCGAAAAAATTCTCATCGTTGACGACGATCCAGGGCTGAGCAGCCTGCTGGAACGTTTTTTCGTCAGCAAGGGCTACCGTGCCCGTACCGTACCGAACACCGAGCAGATGGATCGTCTGCTGTCGCGTGAAGTCTTCAATCTGGTCGTCCTCGACCTGATGCTGCCCGGCGAAGACGGTCTGACCGCTTGCCGCCGCCTGCGTGGCGCGAACAACCAGATTCCGATCATCATGCTCACCGCCAAGGGCGATGAGTTGAGCCGCATCAAGGGCCTGGAACTGGGCGCCGACGATTATCTGGCCAAGCCGTTCAACCCGGATGAGCTGATGGCCCGCGTCAAAGCCGTATTGCGTCGCCAGGCCACACCGGTACCAGGCGCACCGGGCAGTGAAGACGAAAACGTCACGTTCGGTGATTACGTATTGTCGCTGGCCACTCGCGAACTGAAACGCGGCGACGAAGTGCACATGCTCACCACCGGTGAGTTTGCGGTACTCAAGGCTCTGGTGATGAACGCGCGTCAGCCGCTGACTCGCGACAAATTGATGAACCTGGCCCGTGGTCGCGAGTGGGATGCCCTTGAGCGTTCCATCGATGTGCAGATTTCCCGTCTGCGCCGCATGATCGAGCCGGATCCGTCGAAGCCGCGCTACATCCAGACCGTCTGGGGCGTGGGCTACGTGTTTGTACCGGATGGCGCCGCCACCAAGTGA
- the gshA gene encoding glutamate--cysteine ligase, with the protein MSELLNRRLALLGERANLSLLEQCLHGIERECLRVTSEGRLAQTPHPEALGSALTNEQITTDYSESLLEFITPALPDPADTLASLDKIHRFAYSKLGSEYLWSPSMPCPLPAEEDIPIAYYGTSNIGQLKYVYRKGLALRYGKTMQCIAGIHYNFSLPEKLWPLLRQTEGFVGTDRDFQSVSYIALIRNFRRYSWLLMYLFGASPALDAGFLRGRSHQLEQLDPDTLYLPYATSLRMSDLGYQSNAQAGLTPCYNDLSSYTDSLRKAVATPYAPYVEVGTHQDGEWVQLNTNILQIENEYYSNIRPKRVTYTGERPIQALVARGIQYVEVRCLDINPFLPMGIDLTESRFLDAFLLYCALNDSPLLTNTSCGNATSNFLSVVKEGRRPGLQLQRDGQPVEMKTWAAELLEQISPLAALLDQSHGGDAHSKALDAQLAKVRDPSLTPSAQVLAAMAEHKESFAQFSLRQSQAHAEFFRSEPLAADEQAKFEELARTSLAAQAELEQNEVGDFDVFVGSYQASILAISN; encoded by the coding sequence TTGAGCGAACTTCTCAACCGCCGCCTGGCTCTGCTCGGCGAGCGCGCTAACCTCTCTCTGCTCGAGCAGTGCCTGCACGGTATCGAACGTGAATGCCTGCGCGTGACCAGCGAAGGTCGCCTGGCGCAAACGCCGCACCCCGAAGCCTTGGGTTCCGCGCTGACCAACGAACAAATCACCACCGACTACTCCGAGTCGCTGCTGGAATTCATCACGCCTGCCCTGCCGGATCCTGCCGACACACTGGCGAGCCTGGACAAGATTCACCGTTTTGCCTACAGCAAACTCGGCAGCGAGTACCTGTGGAGTCCATCGATGCCGTGCCCGTTGCCGGCCGAGGAAGACATTCCGATCGCCTATTACGGCACCTCCAACATCGGTCAGCTCAAGTACGTCTATCGCAAGGGCCTGGCCCTGCGGTACGGCAAGACCATGCAGTGCATTGCCGGGATTCACTACAACTTCTCGCTGCCGGAAAAGCTCTGGCCGCTGCTGCGCCAGACTGAAGGTTTTGTTGGCACGGATCGCGATTTCCAGTCGGTCTCCTACATCGCGCTGATCCGTAATTTCCGTCGCTACAGCTGGCTGCTGATGTACCTGTTCGGGGCGTCACCTGCGCTGGACGCCGGTTTCCTCCGTGGTCGTTCGCATCAGCTGGAACAACTCGATCCGGACACCTTGTATTTGCCGTACGCGACCAGCCTGCGCATGAGCGACCTCGGTTACCAGAGCAACGCCCAGGCCGGCCTGACGCCGTGCTACAACGATCTGTCGAGCTACACCGACAGCCTGCGCAAAGCCGTGGCCACGCCGTACGCGCCGTACGTTGAAGTCGGCACGCACCAGGATGGTGAGTGGGTGCAACTCAACACCAACATCCTGCAGATCGAAAACGAGTACTACTCCAACATCCGCCCGAAACGTGTGACCTACACTGGCGAGCGGCCGATTCAGGCGCTGGTGGCGCGGGGTATTCAGTACGTTGAAGTGCGTTGCCTGGACATCAACCCGTTCCTGCCGATGGGCATCGACCTGACCGAGTCGCGTTTCCTCGACGCGTTCCTGCTGTATTGCGCGCTGAACGACAGTCCGTTGCTGACCAACACATCGTGCGGCAATGCCACATCGAACTTCCTCAGCGTGGTTAAAGAAGGTCGTCGTCCGGGCCTGCAATTGCAGCGTGACGGTCAACCGGTCGAGATGAAGACTTGGGCAGCAGAACTGCTGGAGCAAATCTCCCCGCTGGCGGCGTTGCTGGATCAAAGCCATGGCGGCGACGCGCACAGCAAGGCGCTGGATGCTCAGTTGGCAAAGGTTAGAGACCCATCGCTGACGCCTTCGGCGCAGGTGCTGGCGGCGATGGCTGAGCACAAGGAAAGCTTTGCGCAGTTCTCGCTGCGTCAGAGCCAGGCGCATGCCGAGTTTTTCCGTAGTGAGCCGTTGGCGGCGGATGAGCAGGCGAAGTTTGAAGAGTTGGCGCGTACTTCTCTGGCAGCGCAGGCTGAGCTGGAGCAGAACGAAGTCGGTGATTTCGACGTGTTTGTCGGGTCGTATCAGGCGAGTATTCTGGCGATCAGTAACTAA
- the tauB gene encoding taurine ABC transporter ATP-binding subunit, with the protein MALLQLERISAQYPGSPTPVLADISLTLGPQQLLVALGPSGSGKTSLLNLIAGFVEPSAGRITLDGVPVKGPSAERGVVFQDDALLPWQDVLANVAFGLELAGVARDKREKIAREMLALVDLSGFESRRIWQLSGGQKQRVGLARALAADPRVLLMDEPFGALDAFTREQMQELLLQVWQRTAKPVFLITHDIEEAVFLATDLILLAPNPGQIVERLHLDFGQRYAAGESARAIKSDPGFIETREHVLSKVFSQRSAGQRQERA; encoded by the coding sequence ATGGCCTTGCTACAACTGGAGCGCATCAGCGCACAGTACCCGGGCAGCCCGACACCGGTGCTGGCGGATATTTCTCTGACCCTGGGGCCTCAGCAATTGCTGGTCGCCCTCGGCCCGTCCGGCAGTGGCAAGACTTCGCTGTTGAACCTGATTGCCGGTTTCGTCGAACCGAGCGCCGGGCGCATCACCCTCGACGGCGTGCCCGTCAAAGGCCCGAGCGCCGAACGTGGCGTGGTGTTCCAGGACGACGCGTTGCTGCCTTGGCAGGACGTGCTGGCCAACGTTGCATTCGGTCTGGAGCTGGCCGGTGTCGCCAGGGACAAACGCGAAAAGATCGCCCGTGAAATGCTCGCGCTGGTCGATCTTTCCGGGTTCGAAAGCCGCCGCATCTGGCAACTGTCCGGTGGCCAGAAACAGCGCGTCGGCCTCGCCCGCGCCCTCGCCGCTGACCCGCGTGTGTTGCTGATGGACGAACCCTTCGGCGCCCTCGACGCCTTCACTCGCGAACAGATGCAGGAGCTGTTGCTGCAAGTCTGGCAGCGCACCGCCAAGCCGGTTTTCCTGATTACCCACGACATTGAAGAGGCGGTGTTCCTCGCCACTGACCTGATTCTGCTCGCGCCGAATCCGGGGCAGATCGTTGAGCGTCTGCATCTGGATTTCGGTCAGCGTTACGCCGCTGGCGAATCCGCCCGTGCGATCAAATCCGATCCGGGTTTTATCGAAACCCGCGAACACGTGCTGAGCAAAGTGTTCTCGCAACGCAGCGCCGGGCAACGGCAGGAGCGCGCATGA
- the tauC gene encoding taurine ABC transporter permease TauC has protein sequence MSSYDVSSAAVKPVSASVAIPLRRSLSTRWISLLTLFALLAIWWAVTATGLIEPLFLPPPSAVLQKGWLLATTGYMDSTLWQHLGASLSRIGLGLGCAILTAVPVGIAIGANRIARGVLDPLIEFYRPIPPLAYLPLIVIWCGIGELSKVLLIYLAIFAPIAIATATGVRTVDPAKLRAAQSLGATRLQLIRHVILPSALPDILTGVRIGLGVGWSTLVAAELIAATSGLGFMVQSAAQFLVTDVVVLGILVIALIAFAMEMGLRALQRKLVPWHGQAH, from the coding sequence ATGAGCAGTTACGACGTTTCTTCGGCGGCCGTAAAACCGGTCAGCGCTTCGGTGGCGATTCCGCTGCGTCGCAGCCTCAGTACGCGCTGGATCAGCCTGCTGACGCTGTTTGCTTTGTTGGCCATCTGGTGGGCCGTAACGGCCACTGGATTGATTGAACCGCTGTTCCTGCCGCCACCGTCCGCCGTGCTGCAAAAGGGCTGGTTGCTGGCGACCACCGGCTACATGGATTCGACGTTGTGGCAGCACCTCGGCGCAAGCCTGAGCCGCATCGGTCTGGGCCTCGGTTGTGCAATTTTGACCGCTGTGCCAGTGGGCATTGCTATCGGTGCCAACCGCATCGCCCGTGGTGTGCTCGATCCGCTGATCGAGTTCTATCGGCCGATTCCTCCGCTGGCCTATCTGCCGCTGATCGTGATCTGGTGCGGCATCGGCGAGTTGTCGAAAGTGCTGCTGATTTATCTGGCGATTTTTGCGCCGATTGCCATCGCTACCGCCACCGGCGTGCGCACCGTTGATCCGGCGAAATTGCGTGCGGCGCAGTCGTTGGGTGCGACGCGTTTGCAGCTGATTCGTCATGTGATTTTGCCGAGCGCCCTGCCGGACATTTTGACTGGCGTGCGCATTGGTCTGGGGGTCGGTTGGTCGACGCTGGTCGCGGCTGAATTGATCGCCGCCACCAGTGGCTTGGGTTTCATGGTGCAGTCGGCCGCGCAGTTCCTGGTCACCGATGTGGTGGTGCTGGGGATTCTGGTCATCGCCCTGATCGCCTTCGCCATGGAAATGGGCTTGCGCGCCCTGCAGCGCAAACTGGTGCCATGGCACGGCCAGGCCCACTAA
- the rimK gene encoding 30S ribosomal protein S6--L-glutamate ligase, translated as MKIAVLSRNPRLYSTRRLVEAGTERGHEMVVIDTLRAYMNIASHKPQIHYRGKPLEGFDAVIPRIGASVTFYGCAVLRQFEMMGVFPLNESVAIARSRDKLRSLQLLSRRGIGLPVTGFAHSPDDIPDLIDMVNGAPLVIKVLEGTQGIGVVLCETATAAESVIEAFMGLKQNIMVQEYIKEAGGADIRCFVVGDKVIAAMKRQAKPGEFRSNLHRGGSASLIKITPEERMTALRAAKVMGLAVAGVDILRSNHGPLVMEVNSSPGLEGIETTTGKNVAGIIIEHLEKNGGPNMTRTKGKG; from the coding sequence ATGAAGATCGCTGTGCTGTCGCGGAACCCGCGTCTGTATTCCACCCGCCGTCTGGTCGAAGCCGGAACCGAGCGCGGGCATGAAATGGTAGTGATCGACACCCTGCGCGCCTACATGAACATCGCCAGCCACAAGCCGCAGATCCACTATCGCGGCAAACCGCTGGAAGGCTTCGATGCGGTGATCCCGCGGATCGGTGCATCGGTGACGTTCTACGGCTGCGCGGTGTTGCGCCAGTTCGAAATGATGGGGGTATTTCCGCTCAACGAGTCGGTGGCCATCGCCCGTTCGCGCGACAAGCTGCGTTCGCTGCAACTGCTGTCACGTCGCGGTATCGGCTTGCCGGTCACCGGATTTGCCCACTCGCCGGACGATATTCCTGACCTGATCGACATGGTCAACGGCGCCCCGCTGGTGATCAAAGTTCTGGAGGGCACCCAAGGCATCGGGGTGGTGCTGTGCGAAACCGCCACGGCGGCAGAGTCGGTGATCGAAGCCTTCATGGGCCTGAAGCAGAACATCATGGTCCAGGAATACATCAAGGAAGCCGGCGGTGCGGATATTCGTTGCTTCGTGGTCGGCGACAAAGTGATCGCGGCGATGAAGCGTCAGGCCAAGCCGGGCGAATTCCGCTCCAATCTGCATCGCGGCGGCAGCGCCAGCCTGATCAAGATCACCCCGGAAGAACGCATGACCGCGTTGCGTGCAGCGAAGGTCATGGGCCTAGCGGTGGCGGGTGTGGATATCCTGCGCTCCAATCACGGGCCGCTGGTGATGGAAGTAAACTCGTCGCCGGGGCTGGAAGGTATCGAGACCACCACCGGCAAGAACGTGGCGGGGATCATCATCGAGCATCTTGAGAAGAACGGCGGGCCGAACATGACCCGGACCAAGGGGAAAGGCTAA
- a CDS encoding ATP-binding protein, whose protein sequence is MKTPVWFPQSFFSRTLWLVLIVVLFSKALTLVYLLMNEDVLVDRQYSHGVALTLRAYWAADEENRAKIADAATLIRVVGAGVPEGEQHWPYSEIYQRQMQAELGADTEVRLRMHSPPALWVRAPSLGDGWLKVPLYPHPLRGQKIWNVLGWFLAIGLLSTASAWIFVSQLNQPLKRLVYAARQLGQGRSVRLPISDTPSEMTEVYRAFNQMAEDVEQAGRERELMLAGVSHDLRTPLTRLRLSLELMGDRNDLTDDMVRDIEDMDAILDQFLAFIRDGRDESVEEVDLTDLVREVAAPYNQNEEKVRLRLEPIQPFPLRRVSMKRLLNNLIGNALNHAGGHVEVAAYVSGDVSAPYVVLSVMDRGAGIDPSELEAIFNPFTRGDRARGGKGTGLGLAIVKRIASMHGGNVELRNRSGGGLEARVRLPLGLMLPRDAV, encoded by the coding sequence ATGAAAACCCCTGTCTGGTTCCCCCAAAGTTTTTTCTCCCGCACCCTCTGGCTGGTGCTCATCGTCGTGCTGTTTTCCAAGGCGCTGACCCTGGTTTATCTGTTGATGAACGAGGACGTGCTGGTGGATCGCCAATACAGCCACGGCGTCGCCCTGACGCTGCGAGCCTATTGGGCTGCCGATGAAGAAAACCGCGCGAAGATCGCTGATGCCGCCACCCTGATTCGGGTCGTGGGCGCCGGTGTGCCGGAAGGCGAACAGCACTGGCCGTACAGCGAAATCTACCAGCGGCAGATGCAGGCGGAGCTGGGTGCCGACACCGAAGTGCGCTTGCGCATGCATTCACCGCCAGCGTTGTGGGTGCGCGCACCGAGCCTGGGTGACGGCTGGTTGAAGGTGCCGTTGTATCCGCACCCGCTGCGCGGCCAGAAAATATGGAACGTGCTTGGCTGGTTCCTGGCGATTGGTTTGTTGTCGACGGCGTCTGCATGGATTTTCGTCAGCCAGCTCAATCAACCCTTGAAGCGTCTGGTCTATGCCGCCCGGCAGCTTGGTCAGGGTCGCAGCGTACGTCTGCCGATCAGCGATACGCCGAGCGAGATGACCGAGGTGTATCGCGCCTTCAACCAGATGGCCGAAGACGTCGAACAGGCCGGGCGCGAGCGCGAGTTGATGCTGGCCGGTGTGTCCCATGATTTGCGCACGCCGCTGACCCGGCTGCGGCTGTCGCTGGAGTTGATGGGCGATCGCAATGACCTGACCGATGACATGGTGCGCGACATCGAAGACATGGACGCGATTCTCGACCAGTTCCTCGCGTTCATCCGCGACGGTCGTGACGAGTCGGTGGAAGAAGTGGATTTGACCGATCTGGTGCGCGAGGTTGCGGCCCCGTACAACCAGAATGAAGAGAAAGTGCGTTTGCGTCTGGAGCCGATCCAGCCGTTTCCGCTGCGTCGGGTGTCGATGAAGCGCTTGCTGAACAACCTGATCGGTAACGCCTTGAACCATGCCGGCGGTCACGTTGAAGTCGCAGCTTACGTGTCCGGTGACGTCAGTGCGCCGTATGTGGTGCTGAGCGTGATGGACCGGGGCGCGGGGATTGATCCTTCGGAACTGGAGGCGATCTTCAACCCGTTTACCCGGGGGGATCGTGCCCGGGGCGGGAAGGGCACCGGGTTGGGGTTGGCGATTGTGAAGCGGATTGCTTCGATGCATGGCGGCAATGTTGAGCTGCGCAACCGGTCCGGTGGAGGCCTGGAAGCGCGTGTCAGGTTGCCGCTGGGGCTGATGCTTCCTCGGGATGCGGTGTAG
- a CDS encoding PaaI family thioesterase — protein sequence MEIPAGLVESAFFKLLGCRLHSLETGVAQVALVLEPELRNRGGKLHGGALFSLVDIAMGLACSSTHGFDQQSATIECKINYIRAVSDGEVMCTARVIHPGRRTLVVEADVMQGDKLVAKAQGTFAVL from the coding sequence ATGGAGATTCCGGCCGGGCTCGTCGAGAGCGCGTTTTTCAAGCTGTTGGGCTGCCGCCTGCACAGCCTGGAAACCGGGGTGGCGCAAGTCGCCCTGGTGCTGGAACCCGAACTGCGCAATCGCGGCGGCAAATTGCACGGTGGCGCGCTGTTCAGTCTGGTCGACATCGCCATGGGGCTGGCCTGTTCCAGCACTCATGGCTTCGATCAGCAGAGCGCGACCATCGAGTGCAAGATCAACTATATCCGCGCCGTTTCCGATGGCGAGGTGATGTGCACGGCGCGGGTCATCCACCCGGGCCGCCGCACTCTGGTGGTCGAAGCCGACGTGATGCAGGGCGACAAACTGGTCGCAAAAGCGCAAGGCACGTTCGCTGTCCTGTAG
- the tauA gene encoding taurine ABC transporter substrate-binding protein — protein sequence MKLNFPLRLLAVASLAAASFLAQAADLTVAYQTTVDPAKVAQADGAYEKATKADIAWRKFDNGADIIAAIASGDVQIGYLGSSPLTAAITRKVPVETFLIATQIGAAEALVARDGSGIKSPQDLIGKKVAVPFVSTGHYSLLAALKHWNIDPSKVTVLNLAPPAIIAAWKRGDIDATYVWDPALGVAKENGKVLITSGELAKFGAPTFDAWIVRKDFAEKHPEIVTAFAKVTLDAYADYRKDPKAWLADQSNVDKLVKLSGAKASDIPLLLQGNVYPLAADQVVTLGAPTTKAITDTAAFLKEQGKVEAVLPDYAPYVSAKYITN from the coding sequence ATGAAACTGAATTTCCCGCTTCGCCTGCTGGCCGTGGCCTCGTTGGCCGCTGCAAGCTTCCTGGCGCAGGCCGCCGACCTCACCGTCGCCTACCAAACCACCGTTGACCCGGCGAAAGTCGCCCAGGCCGACGGCGCTTACGAAAAAGCCACCAAAGCCGATATCGCCTGGCGCAAGTTCGACAACGGCGCCGACATCATCGCCGCCATCGCGTCCGGTGACGTGCAGATTGGCTACCTCGGTTCGAGCCCGCTGACCGCTGCGATCACCCGCAAAGTTCCGGTCGAAACCTTCCTCATCGCGACCCAGATCGGCGCTGCCGAAGCCCTGGTCGCCCGCGACGGTTCCGGCATCAAGTCCCCGCAGGATCTGATCGGCAAGAAAGTCGCCGTGCCGTTTGTGTCCACCGGTCACTACAGCCTGCTGGCCGCGTTGAAGCACTGGAACATCGACCCGTCAAAAGTCACCGTGCTCAACCTTGCGCCGCCAGCGATCATCGCCGCGTGGAAACGCGGTGATATCGACGCCACGTACGTTTGGGATCCGGCACTCGGTGTGGCCAAGGAAAACGGCAAAGTGCTGATCACTTCCGGCGAGCTGGCCAAGTTCGGCGCACCAACCTTCGATGCGTGGATCGTGCGCAAAGACTTCGCCGAGAAGCACCCGGAAATCGTCACCGCGTTCGCCAAGGTCACGCTCGACGCCTACGCCGATTACCGCAAAGACCCGAAAGCCTGGCTCGCCGACCAATCCAACGTCGACAAACTGGTGAAACTCTCCGGCGCCAAGGCCAGCGATATTCCGCTGCTGCTGCAAGGCAACGTCTACCCGCTGGCCGCTGATCAGGTCGTCACCCTCGGCGCGCCGACCACCAAAGCCATCACCGACACCGCCGCGTTCCTCAAGGAGCAAGGCAAGGTCGAAGCCGTTCTGCCGGACTACGCGCCGTACGTCAGCGCCAAGTACATCACCAACTGA